Within the Telopea speciosissima isolate NSW1024214 ecotype Mountain lineage chromosome 4, Tspe_v1, whole genome shotgun sequence genome, the region CCACAAAAGAAGAGTTTGAAGACATCAGAAGCAAATTCATAGAGGAACCGTGGGTCTGCAACAACAAAAATGGTGTCTCCTGTGAGGATCCTGAAGATATCAAGTATGACAGCAGCAAGATTTGGGCCATTGACAAACCAAACATTCCAAAGACCCCAGCTGGTTTTGAGAGAATCTTGGTACTTAGAAAAGATTTTTCTAAGTTCGATGCCTATTATGTTACCCCAACTGGAAAGAGAGTGCGAGCAATTACTGAGATAGGGAAGTATCTTGAGGCACATCCTGAGTACAACAATGTGTCTGTTTCAGATTTCAGTTTTGCGTCGCCAAAGGTAATGGAAGACACAATCCCTAGAAACGTGGATGGCAAGAATGGTGGAAGTAGCggtaagaaaaggaaaacatcgatgatgaatgatgatgatgatgatgattgagAACTAGTGGGTTGACAGACAGTGGTGCTGGCTAAACTTTTCATGATTTGAATTCTATGTGCAATGGAACTTCTTGGCCAGTAGTTTAATAATTCTCATGGTTTTATTTGGATTCATTAGATAGTAGTTCTTTGCGAAATTAGTTTATCTTGCCTTTGACAAATGTATCAGATGCATGGTATGTGCTGATATTGTCACTCATTTTTTGGCTTTCTGAGGCTATAGCATATCTCCTTCCTACTGGAGGTAGAGATCAGCTAATAGGCAGATAAGGTAGCCAAAGCCAGGGTGGTGGTTAATGGCTTGTCGGAAATTGTTTTCAGCATTGTATGTTGGTATGGCATGTTAGATTCCTCCACACTGGTGGTTTTAGAAATCCTCTctccaaatgaaataacataACCTCCTCTTACCTCTTCCTCTCCACAGCATTTCAAAGCAACCTCCCACTCCGTCCGTCTTCCACTCTCCCTcgtttctcttttttctcattttccttccctcccccttttctctctcctctcttttattcccatttagggtttttttttttttttcttcttttcaatttcaaattataTACATCACTTTGATAAGCTTATTAAAGTAGCATGCCTTCGTTATGCCGCATAGACAGATGATGTGGTtatttcaacca harbors:
- the LOC122657856 gene encoding methyl-CpG-binding domain-containing protein 4-like — encoded protein: MVRMKPGGGGGAQETPKTQEKSSTEFAVQCGECFKWRLVPTKEEFEDIRSKFIEEPWVCNNKNGVSCEDPEDIKYDSSKIWAIDKPNIPKTPAGFERILVLRKDFSKFDAYYVTPTGKRVRAITEIGKYLEAHPEYNNVSVSDFSFASPKVMEDTIPRNVDGKNGGSSGKKRKTSMMNDDDDDD